In one Acidimicrobium ferrooxidans DSM 10331 genomic region, the following are encoded:
- a CDS encoding ATP-dependent Clp protease ATP-binding subunit encodes MFERFTDRARRVLVLAQEEAKLLHHNYIGTEHILLGLVHEGEGIAAKALESLGVSLDQLREEVTRQSEPSPGPTPNSPAFTVRAKKVLEYSLREALQLGHNYIGTEHMLLGLVREGEGTGAKVLLALGVDLTRVRQQVMQILSSTEGRPTVGQGAGPSQGQDAPGGSPILDQFGRNLTQMARDRKLDPVVGRDNEIERMMQVLSRRQKNNPVLIGEPGVGKSAIVEGLAQRIVAGEVPDTLRGKQIYTLDLGALVAGSRYRGDFEERLKKVLKEVRTKENIILFIDEIHTLVGAGAAEGAIDAASILKPMLARGELQTIGATTIDEYRKHLEKDAALERRFQPIKVGEPSIEDTFEILKGLRERYEAHHNVTITDEALVAAANMADRYISDRFLPDKAIDLIDEAGSRLRIKRVTSPPELRQVENDLTRTRRDKEGAIARQNFDEAKRLAARESELVSRKAELEAAWKREGDERFGVVDEEVIAEVLAMWTGIPVNQLTEEETSKLLRMEDELHHRIVGQEEAISALSRAIRRTRAGLKDPRRPSGSFIFLGPTGVGKTELAKTLAEFLFGDQDALIQLDMSEYMEKHTVARLVGAPPGYVGYDEGGQLTEAVRRRPFSVVLFDEIEKAHPDIFNTLLQILEDGRLTDAQGRTVDFKNTILIMTSNLGTQDLHRAQVGFAKSSEDVNHERMKMRLNEALKTHFKPEFLNRIDEVIVFHELRRDEVMAIVSLLFRRVQDQLQAKGIGIELTEAAKGFLADRGYDRELGARPLRRTIQRLVEDPLAERLLHQEFKAGDMVVVDVEGEEIVFRVMEGLEPPPMELAGSNPQE; translated from the coding sequence TTGTTCGAGCGATTCACTGATCGGGCACGTCGAGTGCTCGTGCTCGCGCAGGAGGAGGCCAAGCTCCTCCACCACAACTACATCGGGACCGAGCACATCTTGCTGGGTCTCGTGCATGAGGGAGAAGGGATCGCAGCCAAGGCGCTCGAATCGCTGGGTGTCTCACTCGACCAGCTGCGCGAGGAGGTGACGCGCCAGTCCGAGCCGTCGCCAGGGCCGACGCCGAACTCCCCCGCATTCACCGTTCGAGCGAAGAAGGTCCTCGAGTACTCGCTCCGCGAGGCGCTCCAGCTCGGTCACAACTACATCGGCACCGAGCACATGCTGCTCGGCCTCGTGCGCGAAGGTGAGGGGACCGGGGCCAAGGTGCTGCTCGCGCTTGGCGTCGACCTCACCAGGGTGCGCCAGCAGGTGATGCAGATCCTGTCGTCGACCGAGGGTCGCCCCACGGTCGGTCAAGGGGCCGGACCGTCCCAGGGGCAAGACGCACCCGGTGGTTCGCCCATTCTTGATCAGTTCGGTCGGAACCTGACGCAGATGGCGAGGGACCGCAAGCTCGACCCCGTGGTCGGTCGCGACAACGAGATCGAGCGCATGATGCAGGTTCTCTCGCGTCGTCAGAAGAACAACCCGGTGCTGATCGGGGAGCCTGGGGTCGGCAAGTCGGCGATCGTCGAGGGCCTCGCGCAGCGCATCGTCGCTGGCGAGGTGCCCGACACCTTGCGCGGCAAGCAGATCTACACCTTGGACCTCGGTGCGCTGGTGGCGGGCAGCCGTTACCGGGGCGACTTCGAGGAACGCCTGAAGAAGGTCCTCAAGGAGGTCCGCACCAAGGAGAACATCATCCTCTTCATCGACGAGATCCACACGCTCGTCGGTGCCGGTGCGGCCGAGGGAGCCATCGACGCCGCGTCGATCCTGAAGCCGATGCTCGCCCGCGGTGAGCTCCAGACCATCGGGGCGACCACCATCGACGAGTACCGCAAGCATCTCGAGAAGGACGCTGCGCTCGAGCGGCGCTTCCAACCGATCAAGGTCGGCGAGCCCTCGATCGAGGACACGTTCGAGATCTTGAAGGGTCTCCGTGAGCGCTACGAGGCCCACCACAACGTCACCATCACCGACGAAGCGCTGGTGGCCGCCGCCAACATGGCGGACCGCTACATCTCGGATCGCTTCTTGCCCGACAAGGCCATCGACCTCATCGACGAGGCGGGGAGCCGGCTGCGCATCAAGCGCGTCACCAGCCCGCCCGAGTTGCGACAGGTCGAGAACGACCTCACCCGCACGCGTCGTGACAAGGAAGGCGCGATCGCCCGTCAGAACTTCGACGAAGCCAAGCGGCTGGCGGCGCGCGAGAGCGAGCTCGTCTCGCGCAAGGCCGAGCTCGAGGCGGCGTGGAAGCGCGAGGGCGATGAGCGTTTCGGCGTCGTGGACGAGGAGGTCATCGCCGAGGTCCTCGCGATGTGGACGGGCATCCCGGTCAACCAGCTGACCGAGGAAGAGACCTCCAAGCTGCTGCGCATGGAGGACGAGCTGCACCATCGGATCGTGGGGCAGGAAGAAGCCATCAGCGCTTTGTCTCGAGCCATCCGTCGTACGCGCGCTGGGTTGAAGGACCCCCGTCGTCCATCGGGCTCGTTCATCTTCCTCGGCCCGACGGGCGTGGGCAAGACGGAGCTCGCCAAGACGCTGGCCGAGTTCCTCTTCGGCGACCAGGACGCGCTGATCCAGCTCGATATGAGCGAGTACATGGAGAAGCACACGGTCGCTCGCCTCGTCGGTGCGCCGCCGGGCTACGTCGGCTACGACGAAGGTGGTCAGCTGACCGAGGCGGTTCGGCGTCGGCCGTTCTCCGTCGTGCTCTTCGACGAGATCGAGAAGGCGCATCCCGACATCTTCAACACCTTGCTCCAGATTCTCGAGGACGGTCGCCTGACGGATGCGCAGGGTCGCACGGTCGACTTCAAGAACACCATCCTCATCATGACGTCGAACCTCGGGACGCAGGACCTGCACCGCGCCCAGGTCGGTTTCGCGAAGTCCTCGGAGGACGTCAACCACGAGCGGATGAAGATGCGGCTGAACGAGGCGCTGAAGACGCACTTCAAGCCGGAGTTCTTGAACCGTATCGACGAGGTGATCGTGTTCCACGAGCTTCGTCGCGACGAGGTCATGGCGATCGTGAGCCTCTTGTTCCGCCGGGTGCAAGATCAGCTCCAGGCGAAGGGGATCGGCATCGAGCTGACCGAAGCCGCCAAGGGCTTCCTGGCAGATCGTGGTTACGATCGAGAACTCGGAGCTCGACCGCTGCGGCGTACCATCCAGCGACTCGTCGAGGATCCCCTCGCCGAGCGCCTCTTGCACCAAGAGTTCAAGGCGGGCGACATGGTGGTCGTCGATGTGGAGGGCGAGGAGATCGTCTTCCGGGTGATGGAGGGACTCGAGCCGCCCCCGATGGAGCTGGCCGGCTCGAACCCACAGGAGTAG
- a CDS encoding type III pantothenate kinase, producing MAEHVVTIDVGNTETVIGVYDTEAAATTAEEGLVAHLRLATRADRTADETAILVETFLDRHHLVGGLVGAIVASSAANVTRSVVDMVEGHLGLRPLVVGPGTRVGIPIRYDDPREVGPDRVVDAVAAVELYGAPVLVVDFGTATTVDAIDASGAYLGGAIAPGVVVALDALVARAAALRKVELRRPKAAIGRSTVESIQSGVINGVVGQVTHLVELMRAEIGAEAPVVATGGLCEVIGCEVPVVGHIEPWLTLHGLRLVWARNQGRRARA from the coding sequence ATGGCTGAGCACGTGGTCACGATCGACGTCGGCAACACCGAGACCGTGATCGGCGTCTACGACACCGAGGCTGCGGCGACGACGGCCGAGGAGGGACTCGTCGCGCACCTTCGGCTGGCGACGCGCGCCGATCGCACGGCAGACGAGACCGCCATCCTCGTCGAGACCTTTCTCGATCGCCACCACCTCGTCGGTGGGCTCGTCGGCGCGATCGTTGCATCCTCGGCGGCGAACGTGACCCGAAGCGTCGTGGACATGGTCGAGGGGCATCTCGGGCTTCGTCCGCTCGTGGTCGGACCGGGGACGCGGGTCGGGATCCCGATCCGCTACGACGATCCACGAGAGGTCGGTCCCGATCGCGTGGTCGATGCGGTGGCCGCGGTCGAGCTCTATGGCGCGCCGGTGCTGGTGGTCGACTTCGGCACCGCGACCACCGTCGATGCGATCGATGCGAGCGGTGCCTACCTCGGCGGTGCGATCGCGCCGGGGGTGGTCGTCGCGCTCGATGCGTTGGTGGCGCGTGCTGCGGCGCTGCGCAAGGTCGAGCTACGGCGGCCGAAGGCGGCGATCGGTCGTTCGACGGTGGAGTCGATCCAGTCCGGGGTGATCAACGGTGTCGTCGGGCAGGTCACCCACCTCGTGGAGCTCATGCGTGCCGAGATCGGAGCCGAGGCTCCGGTCGTCGCGACGGGCGGGCTGTGCGAGGTCATCGGCTGCGAGGTGCCCGTCGTCGGGCATATCGAGCCGTGGCTGACGCTCCACGGGCTGCGGCTCGTCTGGGCGCGCAACCAGGGACGGCGGGCTCGAGCCTAG
- a CDS encoding polyprenyl synthetase family protein: MEHPLPLGEPWAGPYLQAVEEGLRRAATTTDPDITAAALHLIMAGGKRVRPLIALATALALGEVAPSPDDPVVRGAVAVELVHLASLYHDDVMDEASERRGVSSANARFGNLIAVVTGDFLLARAAGIAARLGEEVAAALADTLAAMCEGQILEVADAHQLTRTTERYLATIAGKTASLMGTAARIPAIVLGRDQAMLDALSAAGTALGMLFQLRDDVLDLVATREQLGKEPAQDLVEGIYTLPVILALHDPTVREALLDVLPRAADPEPRAVALSLVRRSDGIPGTLGQMRRIEADLDAVLADTLGMSDSWFGRLARALVSSAEHLAAAVPAPSALA; encoded by the coding sequence GTGGAGCATCCGTTGCCGCTCGGTGAGCCGTGGGCGGGTCCGTACCTCCAGGCGGTCGAGGAAGGGCTGCGTCGAGCAGCGACCACGACCGATCCGGACATCACGGCGGCCGCCCTGCACCTCATCATGGCCGGCGGCAAGCGCGTTCGACCGCTGATTGCGCTGGCGACGGCCCTTGCACTCGGCGAGGTCGCACCGTCTCCCGACGACCCTGTCGTCCGCGGCGCCGTCGCGGTCGAGCTCGTGCACCTCGCCTCGCTCTATCACGACGACGTCATGGACGAGGCTTCGGAGCGTCGTGGGGTCTCCAGTGCCAACGCCCGGTTCGGCAACCTCATCGCGGTGGTCACCGGCGACTTCTTGTTGGCCCGCGCGGCGGGCATCGCAGCTCGCCTCGGTGAAGAGGTAGCCGCGGCGCTCGCGGACACGCTGGCCGCCATGTGCGAGGGGCAGATCCTCGAGGTTGCCGACGCGCACCAACTCACGCGCACGACCGAGCGCTACCTCGCGACCATCGCGGGCAAGACCGCGTCGTTGATGGGGACCGCGGCCCGCATCCCGGCCATCGTCCTCGGACGCGACCAAGCGATGCTCGATGCCCTCTCGGCTGCTGGGACCGCGCTCGGCATGCTGTTCCAGCTCCGTGACGACGTGCTGGACCTCGTCGCGACCCGCGAGCAACTCGGCAAGGAGCCGGCACAGGATCTGGTGGAGGGGATCTACACCTTGCCGGTGATCCTGGCGCTCCACGACCCCACCGTGCGCGAGGCCCTGCTGGACGTGCTCCCACGAGCCGCAGACCCCGAACCACGAGCCGTCGCACTCAGCCTGGTCCGTCGCAGCGACGGCATCCCTGGCACGCTCGGCCAGATGCGCAGGATCGAGGCCGATCTCGATGCCGTGCTCGCCGACACGCTCGGCATGTCCGATTCGTGGTTCGGTCGGCTCGCTCGCGCGCTCGTCAGCTCAGCCGAGCACCTCGCAGCCGCGGTACCGGCACCCAGCGCACTCGCCTGA
- the lysS gene encoding lysine--tRNA ligase, which produces MSADERRAPDAETAALFVPPYAFGGVEPVDVVRRRSEGLAPDTVTDQQVRVAGRILRLRRQGRMAFGELRDASGAIQLWLRADRTQAFSTLADSLVLGDWVGVDGVIATTRTGERSVLVDRIQLLAHARRSFGDKWRGVRDPDVRYRQRYVDLWANPGVRERFLARSRLVRALRDELDARGFVEVETPILQPIASGAAARPFVTHHNALDMDLYLRIAPELYLKRLVVGGIERVFELGRDFRNEGISPRHNPEFTMLEAYQAYGDIDAMRELTEGLLASAARAVFGSTRGENELGVIDLTPPFRAATMEDLVSEAVGERVSLDEPARLLDLARRFDLAVLEPEAGRALVALYEELVEPRLIEPTFVLDFPESVSPLARRHRSRPGRVERFELVVGGRELVNAFSELNDPDEQRARFEEQARQRRAGDDEAMAYDADYVRALEYGLPPTGGLGLGVDRLAMLLTGQRHIKEVILFPTLRPEAGSSESDVDEDGASDETA; this is translated from the coding sequence ATGAGCGCAGATGAACGTCGAGCGCCCGACGCTGAGACCGCAGCGCTCTTCGTGCCTCCGTACGCCTTTGGCGGGGTGGAGCCCGTCGATGTCGTGCGACGGCGGAGCGAGGGTCTCGCGCCCGACACCGTCACCGATCAGCAGGTCCGGGTGGCCGGACGGATCTTGCGCCTCAGGCGGCAAGGGAGGATGGCGTTCGGGGAGCTTCGAGACGCGAGCGGAGCGATCCAGCTCTGGCTGCGCGCCGATCGCACCCAGGCGTTCTCGACGCTGGCCGATTCCCTGGTGCTCGGCGACTGGGTCGGCGTCGACGGTGTGATCGCGACCACGAGGACCGGCGAGCGCTCCGTCCTCGTTGATCGGATCCAGCTTCTTGCGCATGCGCGCCGATCGTTCGGCGACAAGTGGCGGGGTGTGCGCGATCCCGACGTGCGTTACCGCCAGCGCTACGTGGATCTGTGGGCCAACCCCGGGGTGCGCGAGCGCTTCCTCGCCCGCAGCCGACTCGTGCGAGCCCTTCGCGACGAACTCGACGCACGGGGCTTCGTCGAGGTCGAGACGCCGATCTTGCAGCCCATTGCCTCGGGCGCGGCCGCTCGACCCTTCGTGACCCACCACAACGCGCTCGACATGGACCTGTACCTCAGGATCGCCCCTGAGCTCTACCTCAAGCGACTTGTGGTCGGCGGGATCGAGCGTGTGTTCGAACTCGGCCGGGACTTCCGGAACGAGGGTATCTCGCCTCGCCACAACCCCGAGTTCACGATGCTCGAGGCCTACCAGGCCTACGGCGACATCGACGCGATGCGCGAGCTCACGGAAGGGCTGCTCGCGAGCGCAGCGCGCGCTGTCTTCGGGTCGACCCGCGGCGAGAACGAGCTCGGTGTGATCGATCTGACCCCGCCGTTTCGCGCGGCGACGATGGAGGATCTCGTCTCGGAGGCGGTCGGCGAGCGGGTCAGCCTCGACGAGCCCGCACGACTGCTCGACCTCGCTCGACGGTTCGATCTTGCCGTGCTCGAGCCGGAGGCGGGGCGGGCGTTGGTCGCGCTCTACGAGGAGCTCGTGGAACCGCGACTCATCGAACCGACGTTCGTACTGGACTTCCCTGAGTCCGTCTCGCCGCTCGCTCGTCGTCACCGGTCGCGACCGGGGCGAGTCGAGCGCTTCGAGCTGGTCGTCGGGGGCCGCGAGCTCGTCAACGCCTTCAGCGAGCTCAACGATCCGGACGAGCAGCGTGCTCGCTTCGAGGAGCAGGCTCGTCAGCGCCGTGCCGGTGACGACGAGGCGATGGCCTACGACGCGGACTACGTGCGGGCACTCGAGTATGGCCTGCCACCGACGGGTGGTCTCGGCCTCGGTGTGGATCGGCTCGCCATGCTGCTCACAGGGCAGCGCCACATCAAGGAGGTCATTCTCTTCCCGACCCTGCGACCGGAGGCGGGATCCTCGGAGAGCGATGTCGACGAGGATGGCGCATCCGACGAGACGGCGTGA